A DNA window from Syngnathus typhle isolate RoL2023-S1 ecotype Sweden linkage group LG2, RoL_Styp_1.0, whole genome shotgun sequence contains the following coding sequences:
- the LOC133150201 gene encoding vesicle-associated membrane protein-associated protein B-like, protein MARPEQVLVLEPQHELKFRGPFTDVVTATLKLTNPTDRNVCFKVKTTAPRRYCVRPNSGIIDAGTSINVSVMLQPFDYDPNEKSKHKFMVLSMLAPYDMTDMESVWKEAKPEELMDSKLRCAFEMPLENDKAREPESYHTVHSSTSSVKSEYVSPPKSSSASLDDGEVKKIMEEYKRLQADVQRLQEENKQIRENDGLRKRKLTGLAAHSPSSSVMASLATRDEGLSTRVLALCVLFFVIGVIIGKLAL, encoded by the exons ATGGCCAGACCAGAACAAGTCCTGGTGCTGGAGCCGCAACACGAGCTGAAATTTCGAG GACCGTTCACAGATGTCGTCACTGCCACTCTGAAGCTCACCAACCCCACAGATAGAAATGTGTGTTTCAAAGTCAAGACAACCGCACCTCGTCGTTACTGTGTTCGCCCAAACAGCGGCATCATCGACGCCGGGACCTCCATCAATGTTTCTG TTATGCTGCAGCCTTTTGACTATGACCCCAATGAGAAGAGTAAGCACAAATTCATGGTGCTCTCCATGCTGGCTCCCTACGACATGACTGACATGGAGAGTGTT TGGAAGGAGGCCAAGCCCGAGGAACTGATGGATTCAAAGTTGAGATGTGCCTTCGAGATGCCTCTTGAAAATGACAAAGCG CGTGAGCCTGAAAGCTACCACACTGTGCATTCCTCTACCTCTTCTGTTAAGTCTGAGTACGTCTCTCCGCCAAAGTCATCCAGCGCCTCGCTGGACGACGGAGAGGTGAAGAAGATTATGGAGGAGTACAAGCGGCTGCAGGCAGACGTGCAGAGACTACAAGAAGAGAACAAACAGATCAGG GAGAACGATGGGCTGCGGAAGCGAAAATTGACGGGGCTTGCGGCCCACTCCCCCTCATCCTCCGTCATGGCGTCCTTGGCCACGAGAGACGAAGGCCTGAGCACCCGTGTGCTGGCTCTGTGCGTCCTCTTCTTCGTCATCGGTGTCATCATCGGCAAGCTGGCCCTGTAG
- the gnas gene encoding guanine nucleotide-binding protein G(s) subunit alpha, whose product MGCLGNSKTEDQRNEEKAQREANKKIEKQLQKDKQIYRATHRLLLLGAGESGKSTIVKQMRILHVNGFNADEKKQKIQDIKNNIKEAIETIVTAMSTLMPPVQLACPDNQFRIEYILNLVNQKDFEFPCEFYDHAKTLWQDEGVKVCFERSNEYQLIDCAQYFLDKIDIVKQSDYTPSDQDLLRCRVLTSGIFETRFQVDKVNFHMFDVGGQRDERRKWIQCFNDVTAIIFVVASSSYNMVIREDNQTNRLQEALNLFKNIWNNRWLRTISVILFLNKQDLLAEKVLAGKSKIEEYFPEFARYTTPDDATPEPAEDPRVTRAKYFIRDEFLRISTASGDGRHYCYPHFTCAVDTENIRRVFNDCRDIIQRMHLRQYELL is encoded by the exons ATGGGTTGTTTGGGCAACAGTAAGACTGAAGACCAGAGAAATGAGGAGAAGGCTCAGAgagaagcaaacaaaaagatCGAGAAGCAGctccaaaaagacaaacaaatctaCCGAGCAACACACAGACTATTGCTTTTAG gagctgGCGAATCTGGAAAGAGCACAATTGTGAAACAGATGAGGATTCTCCATGTCAACGGCTTCAATGCAGA tgagaagaaacaaaaaattCAGGATATCAAGAATAATATCAAAGAGGCCATTGAG ACAATAGTGACGGCTATGAGCACGCTGATGCCTCCGGTGCAGTTGGCTTGTCCTGACAACCAATTTCGCATTGAATACATCCTCAACCTCGTCAACCAGAAGGATTTTGAGTTTCCATGC GAGTTTTACGACCATGCAAAAACACTGTGGCAGGACGAGGGCGTCAAGGTGTGCTTTGAGAGATCCAATGAGTACCAACTCATCGACTGTGCACAATA CTTCCTAGACAAAATTGACATCGTGAAGCAGAGCGACTACACTCCATCAGATCAG GATCTGCTGCGGTGCAGAGTGCTGACATCAGGGATCTTTGAAACAAGGTTCCAAGTGGATAAAGTTAATTTCCA CATGTTTGATGTTGGTGGTCAACGAGATGAGCGCCGGAAATGGATCCAGTGCTTTAATG ACGTGACGGCCATCATCTTTGTGGTGGCCAGTAGCAGTTACAACATGGTGATCAGAGAGGACAATCAGACCAACCGTTTACAGGAGGCTCTCAACCTCTTCAAGAACATCTGGAACAACAG GTGGCTGCGAACCATTTCTGTCATCTTGTTCCTAAATAAACAGGACCTCCTTGCGGAGAAAGTGCTGGCAGGGAAGTCCAAAATTGAGGAATACTTTCCGGAATTTGCTCGCTACACTACACCTGATGATG CGACACCCGAACCTGCAGAAGATCCCCGTGTCACAAGGGCGAAGTACTTCATAAGAGATGAATTCTTG AGGATCAGCACTGCCAGCGGCGACGGGAGGCACTACTGCTACCCCCACTTCACCTGCGCCGTCGACACGGAAAACATCCGCCGCGTCTTCAACGACTGTCGAGACATCATCCAGAGGATGCACCTGCGGCAGTACGAGCTCTTGTGA
- the eif2s2 gene encoding eukaryotic translation initiation factor 2 subunit 2, with the protein MSGDEMIFDPNMTKKKKKKKKPFMLDEEGDGVGGEEVKEVEVKEVEPEAGDEKDLDMDDDDSRKKETSDDLNDLNFFNQKKKKKKPKKVFDNDIEEGMKELKIEGEQSDVVEEDNLDLMLPAKKKKPKKVDFDEGEPLEKDDALEDDEGKHNDGISFSSTTGPAWAGSERDYTYDELLNRVFNIMREKNPDMVAGEKRKFVMKPPQVVRVGTKKTSFVNFTDICKLLHRQPKHLLAFLLAELGTSGSIDGNNQLVIKGRFQQKQIENVLRRYIKEYVTCHTCRSPETILQKDTRLYFLQCETCHSRCSVASIKTGFQAVTGKRAQLRAKAN; encoded by the exons ATGTCCGGAGACGAG ATGATTTTTGAtcccaacatgacaaagaagaagaagaagaagaagaagccctTCATGCTTGATGAGGAAGGAGATGGGGTGGGAGGAGAAGAGGTGAAAGAGGTGGAGGTGAAGGAGGTAGAACCGGAGGCTGGTGATGAGAAGGACCTGGACATGGATGACGATGACAGCAGAAAGAAAG AAACATCGGATGATTTAAATGACCTGAACTTCTTCAatcagaagaaaaagaaaaagaaacccaaAAAGGTCTTTGACAATGACATTGAGGAGGGGATGAAA gAGCTTAAAATTGAGGGAGAACAGAGTGATGTTGTCGAGGAGGATAACTTGGATCTGATGCTTCCTGCCAAAAAGAAgaagcccaaaaaagtggattttGATGAAGGAGAACCTCTTGAAAAAGATGATG CACTGGAAGACGATGAGGGGAAACACAATGATGGCATTTCATTCAGCTCCACCACAGGACCAGCCTGGGCTGGCTCTGAAAGAGACTACACATACGATGAG CTCCTGAACAGAGTTTTCAACATCATGAGGGAAAAGAACCCCGACATGGTGGCGGGAGAGAAGAGGAAGTTTGTGATGAAGCCCCCTCAGGTGGTGCGAGTGGGGACCAAAAAGACCTCTTTTGTCAACTTCACAGATATTTGCAAACT GTTGCATCGTCAGCCCAAACATCTCCTTGCCTTCCTATTGGCTGAGCTTGGAACAAG TGGTTCCATTGACGGTAATAACCAACTTGTGATCAAAGGAAGATTTCAACAGAAACAGATAGAAAACGTCTTGAGGAGATATATCA AGGAGTACGTGACGTGCCACACATGCCGCTCCCCCGAAACCATCCTGCAGAAAGACACCCGCCTCTATTTCTTGCAGTGTGAGACGTGCCACTCGCGCTGCTCCGTCGCTAGCATCAAGACCGGTTTCCAGGCCGTGACGGGCAAGAGAGCGCAGCTCCGCGCCAAAGCCAACTGA
- the LOC133150202 gene encoding charged multivesicular body protein 4b-like has translation MSMFGKIFGGGGKGNRGPNPQEAILKLRETEDMLTKKQDYLEKKIEQELQTAKKNGTKNKRAALQALKRKKRYENQLGQIDGTLSTIEFQREALENANTNTEVLKNMGFAAKAMKSAHENMDIDKVDDLMQDITEQQELAQEISDAISKPVGFGEDLDEDELLAELEELEQEELDNNLLDVESEDVTLPNVPSTSLPTRPAAKKEDEEDDMGDLKRWGMEAI, from the exons ATGTCAATGTTCGGGAAGATATTTGGCGGGGGAGGCAAAGGAAACAGGGGACCGAACCCCCAGGAGGCGATCCTGAAACTCCGTGAAACCGAGGATATGCTAACCAAGAAGCAGGATTATTTGGAGAAAAAGATTGAGCAAGAGCTGCAAACAGCCAAGAAAAAcggcaccaaaaataaaagag CTGCTCTGCAGGCTTTGAAAAGAAAGAAGCGCTACGAGAACCAGCTAGGCCAGATCGATGGCACGTTGTCCACCATTGAGTTCCAGAGAGAAGCTCTGGAGAATGCCAACACCAACACTGAAGTGTTGAAGAACATGGGCTTTGCTGCCAAGGCCATGAAGTCCGCCCATGAAAACAT GGACATTGACAAGGTGGATGACCTGATGCAGGACATAACCGAGCAGCAGGAGTTGGCCCAAGAAATCTCTGATGCCATCTCGAAACCCGTCGGCTTTGGAGAAGATCTGGATGAG GATGAACTTCTTGCTGAGCTGGAGGAGCTAGAACAAGAAGAGCTGGATAATAATTTGCTGGACGTCGAATCAGAGGATGTCACTCTTCCCAATGTGCCTTCTACTTCATTACCTACCAGACCCG CGGCAAAGAAAGAGGACGAAGAGGACGATATGGGCGACCTGAAGCGCTGGGGGATGGAAGCCATATAA